The Thermomicrobiales bacterium genome contains the following window.
CTCATCCAGCGCGGGCGATCCACCCTCGCGGCGTAAGGATACGAAGAACGACGCCAGCCCGAGCAATCCGGGCGCGGCGCCGTTCTCAATCGCTTCCAGGCGTTACGATGGGATAAGGATGACCTTACGTTGGGGCGCCGCGAGGAACTCGCAGCCATCGGCTGTCACGATGATGTCCTCCTCCTGGCTGACCACCCCATAGCCAGGCACAAGACAGCCGATCTCGAGGGTGTAGACCTCGTCCACTTCGAGCTTCCCGTATGGACGCTGGCCGTACCGCTCCCAGCGCGGCCCGAGCACCGTGCCGCCATCGTGGCAGGCACGTCCCATCTGGTGGCCAAGCGCGTATTGCCACTCTTCCAGGCCCGCTTCCGCGAAGATTCTCCGGGCGACATCATCGACTTCCCAGCCCATGACGCCAGGTCGAACAAATGCGGCGGCATCCTGAATGCAACGGTCAACGATCGCGAAGTAGCGCTTCACATCGTCTGGCGCCTCGGTTTCGCCCGGCTTCAGGAAGTAGAAGGTCCGCTGCAGGTCCGAGCAGTACTCATCCTCTCGGACACCGAAGTCGATACTGAGAAGTTGGCCCGCGCGTGTCTCGACATCCGTCGGCCCGACGTGGCCGCGTGGCGAGTCCGGGCCGGCCGTAACGCCTGGGCAGTAGTTCCAGTCCCACGACGAGCCGATTCGACGTTCGTCGAGTTGCCCGTGCATGTACTCGCTGATCTGACGCTCGGTCAGCCCGGGTCGTAGCCAGGCCTCCAACGCCTCCCAGATCCGCTCCGTGGTCCGGACGGCGGTCCGAATCCGCTCTAGTTCCGCCGGTGACTTGCGAGCTCGCACCTTCGTCGGGATTTCACCCGACGACTGAACCTTCGCCCAGTGGGGAGTGTCACGAAGCATCTCCTCGAGCAGGAGATACATCCCATGCGTGACCCCGTCGGACATATAGTTATCGATCGAGTAATTCAGAGCGATCATGTTCGGCTGGAGCTCATCAAACGCCCTGATCAGCTCGCCCGAGATCCCTTCGACATATCCGACGACGTTGTCCCAAGCGCCGGTCTGACGAATGTTCTCCACATCCCCGACCGCGACGATCGCGCGGTGGTCGCCAGTTCGCGAGATGAGAAACGCCGACTCCCAGGTAACGCTGGTGCCGACAACCAGCGGCATGCTCGGATCACCGAGAACATCGCTTTCGCGAGCGACGATCATCCACAGATCGACGCCCTCCTCTTCGAGCACCTCGACCGCTTGTGCCAGCTTCTCCCGAACGATCGAATTATCTGTCATTGCCCTCCCCGCCCCGCTTCACGCCCCGCTATCGGCGCATCTTCACGACCTTGAACGCCTCCGCCATGGGAAGCTCAGCCTGCCGGCCAACGTCCTCTGCCCGTTCGCGCATCCGTTGCGCGAGTGTCTCTCCGGCGCCCACCTGACTCACGTGCGCCCGCAGCGCATGAATCTTCGCATCGAAGGTCTGGCTGATGTCGATGAACCGGTCCGGCGCCTCAGACCCATACAGCCACAACTCGACAACCTTATGCGGTTCGAGCCCATCCTGCAGGTGCTGCGGGAAATACAGCGGATCCCGGGCGGTGGGGTAAACAGAGTCCACCGCAGTGATCCCGACCGCTCGATGATCCGGGTGCAGCGCATACGGGCGAAACGGATCGTGAGTAATCAACACATCCGGACGGTGTGTTCGAATCTGCCGGACGATCTTTTCGCGGAAGCTGATGTCCGGCGTCAGCTCTCCATCTCCGAGGCGGAGAAACACCGTCTCCGCCACGCCGAGCCGCCTGCTGGCTTCGAGCTGTTCGCCCTCTCGGAGCGCAGCGAGCTCTGGTGACGAGATGTCTCGCCGCGCGGTGCCCTTGTCACCAGAGGTACACAGGACAACGACGACGTGTTTGCCCTCGCCGGTGAACTTCGCGACTGATCCTGCGCACGAGAATTCGGCGTCATCAGGATGAGCGACGACAACCATGACACGTTGGAAGTCCTCCGCGACGGGTTCTGTGTCACCCTGAGAAGCCGCAGTTACGCTACTGGACATGGACCGTTCCCACCCTCCCGTGGTTGAGCCGATTGACCGGGTGCCGAGCTAGACACAAGCAACCACTATCCGATAGACCGTTGGGGTCGTCAAGAGCCGTGAGACAGTCGGCATCGATACGCGAACCAGACAGCGCAACGGCCGGCGCGCCGCAGCAGCAGCGTACTGATCGCCGACTGCATGTCAGTTGAGATACCTGCCCGGAAGGCTCGTTATGCTGTGGTCTTCCGCTCGCGTCACGGTTCCTCGCGCATCGTAATGATGGCGGCCAGGACCCCGGCAATCGTCCCACCCAGCCACATGATGGCGCCGCCAAGCTGCTGGTCCGCCAGCGGCGAGCGGCCACCGAACGACGCGGCAGCGTAATGCGGATAGAAGGCGTGGCCAGAAAAGGTTAGCACCGCGGCCAGCAACCCGGACGCGAGCATGCTGATCGTCAGATACAGCACGCGCTGCCCGTTCGCTTTCAGATACCCGAGGCTCATGTTGTCATCGACGAGTGGTCGCCAGAAGAGAACGAACGCCCCGATGAAGAGCATGTGCTCGACCGCGTGAATCCTTCCATTGGACAATTGAGCGTTGTAGATCGCAGGCACATGCCAGAACCAGAGCGCGCCCGACGACAGTATGAGGGCCGGCGCTGGCCGGGCCAGCGCGTTCAGCCCACTGACAATTCGAGACGATGACCAGGCTCGAAACAGAAGCGGCCATGCGATCGCGATCAGCGGCGCCGCAACGTTCATCAAGATCATATGCTGCAGCATGTGGGACGAGAACGAACGATCGACAGCTGTATCGACGGGCGGCGAATTCATGACCAGAACGACGGCGATTCCGCCGATCAGAGCAATCCACTCGCGTGGCCGCGTGTCGCGGCGCGCGATACGCGCCGCGACCTGCACCTCCGGATCGGTCCTCGTCATCATGGCGCTTGTCGGGTCTCCGCCGAGCTGATCGCCTGCCAGGCCCGCCCGATCCCACGAGACATGTCGGCCATCAGCCAGAGGAGGCTGATTCCGATCAGCACGACAAATGGGACCGCTATCTCCGCGTAGATCTTCCACCCGGAGAGATAGACCGCGTAGCGACGGGGCACGCTATCCGCGCCCGCGAAGAAGAACATGAGCACGAACCCGACGCCGCCGACACCGTAGAGCCAGGCAGCGATCTTCGAGCTCGCCCATTCGTGGACGTCGCCCAGGTCGCCGATCAGATAATAGAGATACGCCCAGACGAAGCTGGTGACTCCGAGCAGATAGTACGTATGGAAGTGCCCCGGCACCCAGAGTGTGTTGTGCATGACGTTATTCGCCGGAATCGCAGCATCGATCACCGCCGCTATTCCGCCGAGTACCCACCCCCAGAAGCCTGTCACGATCAAGATCGACGGCACAGACCAACGCATCCCGCTGCGATAGATATGCGACAGGCTACCGATGATCGTGATCAGGAGCACCTCAGGCACGATCGACCAGGAGGCGACCTGTCCGAGAATCTGCAGACCGATCGGCTGCGAAAAGTCCTGGTAGAGATGGTGGGAGATCGGAGTCATCACAAGCACAATCGTCAGGTTCCAGGCAAGCACGATGAGCTTCGACGTGTGCCCACCACGTCCGGTGAAGATCGGGATAAGCGCATACACCACCCCGACTGCGAGATAGATCGTCAAGTTGGCAACCGCATGGCCGAAGAACATCAGGAAGTTCTTTGAGTAGAGCTTATTGATAGGCGCGATCCAGCCTGCCGCATCTGCAAGCAGAGGCAACACAACAGCAGCCCCGACGAGCCCGGTGATCATCCCGACGATCGAGACCGCCATCGCAGCCAGCTCGACCGGTTGCGGCACGCGCAGGTCAGCGGCGGCAGGGCCGCGCGAAAACAGGTATCGCCAGCCGAGTGCCGTTCCGATGCCACCGTACTTGCGCCGGAGCGTGAGGAACACATGGAGACAGTAGATAGCGAATCCGAGCCCGATGCACAACGCGCCGATGTACATCATCGCGCCCGCCCACACGTCCCAGGTTCTCCCGCTGAACGGGAGTGGGTCGAGCACCGTCCATGCGCCGGCGAAACGGCCGATCAGCACCGCATAGAGCAGGAAGGCAACGCTCAGTGAATAGACGAAGTAGGCTGCCCACAACCAGCGAACACTCAGCTTCACCGATCGGCTCAGAGCGGCGGCCATCGCGCCCATCGCGGCCTGCAACATCCCGGCAACCATCCCAGTGCCGTGAATGGTCATGATCCGATAGAACCAGTCGGGTGAGAGGACATACCATCCTGCATGGTGCAGACGCATCAGCAACCCAAGCAGACCCATGAAGAGGAATATGACGAAACCGCTCAGCATATATATCAGGGCAACCCGGAGTACTGCTCGGTCCGTCTGGCTGTACGCCGGGGATTCAAGCGGACGTGCATTCACAGCGCCTGGCTCCTTCGTGTCTTCGATCGCGGCTAGACGATGGTGAGCACGGCGACCATGATCTGGTGCCATATGCCACAGTACTCCAGGCAGCGAACCGTGTACGTGCCGGGCTTGTCGAACTCGAAGATGAGCTTGTTCGTGTAACCCGGCATCACTTGCGCCTGCGTCAGCAACACGCCGTCCGGACTGTAGATCGCGAAGTTGTGATTGACATCAACCGTCGTGAGCTCAAACTCGATCCGGGTGTTGGCAGGGAGCTGTTTCTCACCGATATCCCAGGCCCACTGGACGGCAGAGACCTTGACGGTCATCTCGGGCTGGCCGAGGGTTCGCCCGCGGACACTAGGGTATGGCATCCAGTACATGGAAACCGCCAGACCGACCAGCAACACCACGCCGATCGGGAAGACGAGACGTTTCCGCAGCATTGCGGTCTTCGCATTGATCGCTGGCTCCGGCGCGACCCGCCCAACGCTGAAGACGATCGCTAACCAGATGGCGGTCCAGATCGCGCCGAGAATAAGGAACAAGTACAGAAGATTCTGTTGAAGCATCTCACGCTCTTCTCGTCGAAGATGGCAATCGGTGAATCCAGCAGGCATTCACACGGTCGTCAGGGAGGCGGTCCCGATCGCGACGGGTCCGGGCGGGCTATGGCAGTCGGAAGACGGGCGGCCGGCCGACGCACGACAGTGATCTCCGCATGCAACAGGGCCGCGTGGCCGCGGAAATCCATCTGGCCAATAGCCCCGGGAACAACCGACCCTGGCCCGGCCGGGTTACCGCACCCCATAACGCGCGGGCGCACCCAAATTCGCTCGACTGATTCGTCGCGCACTTGCGAAGCCCCCCTGCCGATCTCGTATCGCCAGAACCCCCAGAGGCTCTATATCGTGTCGCGAGACTCATTGTCAGTGACTTTTGTCTCCCTGTCTAGCGGACGCAAGACAAGCGTGACCGGGTCACCACCACCGGTATCGCGCGCAACTTGGTATCCGACCGATCGTGTTGCCGGCTGTGAACCGCTCAAGGCGCATTGGACCAGCCGTGACGAGCGGTCCTCCCTCGCGTCAGGCAGCCTCCTGGATCGGGTGACGCTACGGCAGGATTCCCACGATTCGTCCGTTACAATTGGGCCGATGAAAACACGAAGCTGCACGCCGCCGCCACGATCGTTACGCATCCTGATGATCGCGCCCACGTCGTTCTTCGCTGACTACGGTTGTCACGTCCGCATCCTGGAGGAAATCACCGCCCTGCAGCGCATGGGCCATCGCGTCCGACTGTGCACGTACCACAACGGTCGCAACCTTCCCGGGATTGATATCCGTCGATCAGTGGACGTGCCCTGGCTCAAGCGGGCCGAGGTGGGTAGCTCACGACACAAGGCCTATCTTGATCTTGCCCTGTTCGCCGAGACACTGCGTCAACTGGTGGCATTCCGCCCCGATGTTATTCATAGTCACCTCCACGAAGGAGCGCTGATCGGTGGCGTCCTTGGCCGGCTCGCGCGCCGGCCAGTGGTGTTCGACTATCAAGGGTCGCTAACTGAAGAGATGCTCGATCACGGATTCATTCGCAAGCATGGCCTGCGCGAACGCTTCTTTCGACGGATCGAACGGCGGATCGATCGGATCGCGGACTCGGTTGTCCCGAGCGGTGTCGCGGCGAGGCGCTATCTCGAATGCAGCGGACTCGATCCGTCTCGAATTCGTGACATACCCGATGCCGTTGACCTTGCTCGATTCGATCCGATGGCAGCCAGCGCTGGCGGGCGCGCGATCCGTGAGCGACTCGGAATCCCTCCCGGCGCGCGCGTTGTTGTCTACCTCGGGTTGCTCGCAGAGTACCAGGGTACCTCGTTGCTGATCGACGCCGCCGCCAGCTATCTTCCACGCCATCCCGATGTCTACTTCATCGTCGCCGGGTATCCGGGGGCGGAGATCTACGCACATCGTGCGAAGGAGCGGGGCATCGCCGATCGCGTCATCTTCCCCGGGAAGATTCTCTATGAGGACGCTCCAGCACTCCTTGCCGCGGGAGATATCGCCATTGCGCCGAAGCTCTCAACGACCGAAAGCAACGGCAAGATCTTCAACTACATGGCGATGGAATTGCCGACCGTCGCGACGGACACGCCAACCAACCGCGCGATCCTGGGCGGGCTTGGTCACTTGTTCCAGCCGGGCGACATAGACGGGCTCATCGCGGCACTCGATGCGGCGTTTGCCGACGGCAGCGAGGCCCGCGCCGAACTCCGCGAGCGGATCCGCGCGGAGTTCGACTGGAGCCAACGTGTCGATGACCTTCTAGCGGTGTATCAGTCGCTCATTTCCGGCCAGCGGGCGCCGGAAGCCTGTGAGGCCGCGCCGTCGTCACCGTCTGCCCGCTAGCCCCGGCCGGCCAGCCGATCCAGCAGGTAGTCTTCCAGTGCGCCGTCAGCAACCTCGGCCTGTTCACCACTGAACATATCGCGAACAACGACAACACCCCGCCCGATCTCGTCGGGCCCGATGACGATCGCAAACGGAACCTTGCGGCGGCTGGCATAGCGAAGCTGCCGGCCAAGATCGTGACTTTCCTCCATCGAAACCTCGGTCGGAATGCCCGCCGCCCGCAACCGTGACGCAATCGACAGCGACTCGGCAGTGCTTCCCTCGTCAAACAGCGTCACGAAGACACTCGATATCGTCGGCGGAATGGCCAGAAGCCCAAGCTCTACGACAACATCAACGATACGGTCAAGCCCGAGCGACATGCCGGTTGCCGGGATGTCGCGTCCCGAGAACATCCCGACGAGTCCGTCGTAACGGCCGGCTCCTCCGAGCGACCCGATCTTCGGCTCCTCAACGGTCGTCTCGAACACCGGCCCGGTGTAGTACTCCAGGCCCCGCGCCAACGCGAGATCGAGCACGTAGTTCTCTGGTGGCGCGCCAAGAGCAGCCAGAAACTCGAAAAGATCCTCCAGGTCGGAGATCGCCTCCCTGGCCAGCTCGATCCCTGAGAGCCGCTCAGAGACCATTGAGAGCACCGCATCGGGTGAGCCTGATGTTGAGACCAGGTCCACGATCCGACGCGCGATGCCGCGATCTACGCCGGTCGCCTCCAGCTCCCCGATCACTCCGTCGTCACCGATCTTGGCTAGCTTGTCAATTGCCCGATAGACGCCGGGCGCCTGCGACGCCGACACCCCGGCGTAGAGCGCGAAGCTCTCGAGAAGCTTGCGGTGGTTGATGTGAACCACGAAATTCGGCATCTGGACGCCACGTAGCGCCTCGATCACGATCGAGACGACATCGGCATCTGCCATCATCGAGCTCGTGCCGACGATATCGGCGTCGCACTGCCAGAACTCGCGGTAACGGCCCTTCTGCGGTCGATCCGCCCGCCAGACCGGGCCGATGTGATATCGCTTGAACGGAAACACGAGCTCGTTTCGATGCACCGCGACAAACCGCGCAAGCGGGACGGTCAGATCGTAACGTAGGCCGATTTCGCGCCCACCGTGATCCTCAAAGTGATAAATGAGCCGCTCGTCTTCGCCATACTTGCCAGCGAGACTCTCGTAATACTCCAGTGCCGGCGTATCGATCGGCTCGAATCCATGCAGCTCGAAGACGCCACGAAGCACACCGATGATGTGCTGGCGCAGCAGCATCCGCTCGGGCAGAAAATCGCGCATGCCCTTCAGGACTTGTGCCGACCGCTGCGGACGGCGACGTTCGCCGCCTTCCTGCGACAGGACTGGATCGTTCATCAGTCACTCCAGGATCATTCGCCGCCAACCCCAGCTGCTGGCATCGCACGATGATAGCAAAGCATCCGCGTCGGGTCGGCCGGCCGCTACTTACCGATCTCGAAAACGATATGAGCCAACTCTGGCACGATCAGCCGATCCATTGCCAGCGCGACTGCATTCGACGAGCCGGGCGTCGAGACGACCAGCGTGCCGTGCATTACGCCGGCCGTTGCTCGCGAGAGCATCGCGGCAGCGCCAATTTCGTCGAACGACAGCATCCGGAAGATCTCTCCGAACCCCGGAAGTGTCTTCTCAAGACGACGAGAGATCACGTCGAAGGTCGTGTCGCGACTGGCAATCCCGGTTCCCCCGTTGAACAACACCGCCTGGCACTCCGGATCCATTGAGTAGCGATCCAGCAACGCCTCGATTTCCGCAGGCTCATCGCGGACGATGTGGTAGCCGACGATCCGATGCCCTCCAGATTCGAGATGAACGCGCATGATCTGGCCACTCCGGTCGGTCTCAGCGGTTCGCGTGTCGCTCACCGTGACAACGACGCAGCGGACGCTCCCCGGTGCATTCCTTCGATGCTCGGTCACCGACTCACTCACCGAAACCCTCCTTCGAAGCGTCGCCACCAGACGGCAACGATCGTTAGTCCAACGTGAGATTCTGATGATGATCGAGCGACGCAACCGAGCCGTTCGGTCGCAGGGTGATCGCCACGAGGTCGACGCGCCAGATCATCTCGGCCACGTCCGGTTGTCGTTCGCGATACTGCTCGGCTGTGCGCATCAGCGTCGCCAGCTTCCGGGCGTCGACTGACTCGGCGGCGCTCCCGTATCGCAGACCGGTGCGGACACGAACCTCGACGAATACCAGCTCGTCGCCATCGACCGCAACGATATCGAGCTCGCCCCCTCGGTAGCGCACGTTGCGCCCGATCACTCGATAACCCTGGCGACTCAGCCAACCCGCGACGTACTCCTCGCCCGCCGCGCCGGACTCAGTTCGCGACGACATCGGCCAGGGATTCCGCAACCGGAGCGAAGGAGGTGCGATGATGCGGGGTCGGGCCGTAGGTAGCGAGCGCCAGCCGGTGCGCCGCGGTTCCATACCCTTTATGTCGCTGGAACTGGTACACGGGCCACTCTTCGGCCATCTCCGTCATGATCTGATCCCGATGCGTCTTAGCGATGATCGAAGCCAGCGCGATCGACAGCGACACACTATCGCCGTGGACGATCGCGTCGTGCGTACAGTTCAGACCCGGCACCTCGAATGCGTCGACGAGGACATGGTCGACGCCGGGGCGAACCGTGCTCGCCGCCTCCCGCAAAGCGAGCTTGTTCGCCCGCCCGACGCCGACCTGGTCAATGATCTCGACCGACACTTCCGAAATTGCCATCGGGATGCCCAACCCCTGCACCACTTCGACGACTCGCGAGCGTTGAGCGGCGCTTAGCTGCTTCGAGTCGCGGACGACCGCGCCGGCGCGGTTGAGCGCGCGCGTCAGTTGAGCGCGCGCCGACGGTTCCGCCGGGACGACGACCGCTGCCGCGACGAGTGGGCCGGCCCACGCGCCACGCCCGACCTCATCGACACCGGCGACGACCAGTTTGCCGGCCCGCCAGGCGCGACGCTCCCACACCAATGCTGGAATGGGACGGCGGCTAGGCGGCATTGTCATCCTCGCATCGCCGGCTAGGTCGATAGCGACGGATTTCGCGATGTCGACAACATCGGGGGTCACCTACTCTGGCACTCGACGCACGTCCGTAGATCCCGGCGTCGATGACTGGCGCCGTCACTCCCCTCGGGTTCCGTGGCGCAGACCACCACGTCGAGAGAATCCTGTCGCTCGATAGGATCTCCCGTCCCTGATCGGCCACCGCAGTCCTCCACGTGAAGCGTCGGCGTGTTCACGACAGTTGCCATCATCTTCGCATGTGTTGGTGCGGACGCACAAAAAGAAGACGGCGACCCAGTTCGTGGGTCGCCGTTCAGTCGCTGGGTTATATCGGGGATCAGGCGTCGCGCTTCACCGGATTGCGCAGCGACGATCCTACCGGGCGGCGTCGCTCGCGAATACGCGCGGCCTTGCCGCTTCGATCGCGGAGATAGTAGAGCTTGGCCCGCCGAACGCGACCACGACGCAAGACCTCGACACGCTCTACGCGAGGAGAATGAATCAGGAACGTTCGCTCAACTCCGATGCCATGTGACGCGATGCGACGAATAGTGAAGTTTTCGTTGATACCACCACTACGTCGCCGGATCACAACACCCTCGAACGCCTGCAGGCGCTCGCGCGTGCCTTCGACCACCTTGACGTGCGCCCTGACCGTGTCACCTGGGCCGAAATCCGGCACGTCGGCGCGCATGAAACCTTCTTCAATCTTTCGAATCGTGTCGACCATATCGTCCCACCCTGTCCGTCGTTCACTGTGCCGCCGGCAGGCCCCGGCAGTGCCAGGGAGCCACGGGCTGTCCGGTGTTATCCGCAAGGATCGATGGCGGCATGCGAAAATCCCGCGCGCCGCGGCAACCTGCGCAGTATAGCAGCGTTACGTGTTGCTGGGCAACTGCGCTGTCAAACGTCGATCGCCGATTGCCTCCAGCACTTCGGACGCGACTTCGTAGCGATGGAACGACGGCATGATGTACACGCCATGAACCTCGTCGCGTGCCTCCAGTATGAGCTCCTGGCTTATCCGGACCCCTTCTCGCCGGCCGTCGCTGCCGGCCAGACGCATCCGTTCACGGATCGCCTCGGTCGGCCGAATTCCCGGCACTTCGTTATAGAGAAACTCGGTGTGCCGATGGCTCTGGAGCGGCATGACACCCAGCATCACCGGCGTCGCCAATGCTCCGTGGCGCTCCTCATAGAGCCGGACGAATGCTCGCCACGTCTCCAGCTCATAGACCGGCTGCGTCATGATCATGTCGGCGCCCGCTGCCACCTTACGAGCCACTCGGTCAGTCTCATGTGCCAGGTCGTCGCGAGTTGGATCGGCGGCGACAAGCACAGTAAAGCTCGCCTGCTTCCCAATCGATGCCCCTGCCGCGTCTGTTCCGGCGTTCATCGACTGCAGGACTCGCGCAAGGCCGACTGAGTCGAGGTCATACACTGCCGTCGCGTTCGGGTAATCCCCAAGGCTGGGTGGGTCGCCAGTCAGCGCCAGGATATTGCGCACGCCGAGCGCGTGTGCGCCGAGGAGGTCGGACTGGAGCCCCATCAGGTTCCGATCGCGGGTCGTAAAGTGCAGGATCGTCTCGACACCGATCTCCGTCTGGATCAGAAAGCACAACGCGAGCGCGCTCATGCGAATCCGCGCCATCGGCGAATCAGCCACATTCACGGCGTCGACTCCGGCTGCCTTCAGCATTCGGGCGCCGTCAATCATCTTCTGCGGATTCAGCCCACGCGGCGGATCGAGCTCAACCGAGACGAGGAACTGCTTACCGATCTTCCTCGCGAACTCCGTCGGCGCCTCT
Protein-coding sequences here:
- the hisS gene encoding histidine--tRNA ligase, with amino-acid sequence MNDPVLSQEGGERRRPQRSAQVLKGMRDFLPERMLLRQHIIGVLRGVFELHGFEPIDTPALEYYESLAGKYGEDERLIYHFEDHGGREIGLRYDLTVPLARFVAVHRNELVFPFKRYHIGPVWRADRPQKGRYREFWQCDADIVGTSSMMADADVVSIVIEALRGVQMPNFVVHINHRKLLESFALYAGVSASQAPGVYRAIDKLAKIGDDGVIGELEATGVDRGIARRIVDLVSTSGSPDAVLSMVSERLSGIELAREAISDLEDLFEFLAALGAPPENYVLDLALARGLEYYTGPVFETTVEEPKIGSLGGAGRYDGLVGMFSGRDIPATGMSLGLDRIVDVVVELGLLAIPPTISSVFVTLFDEGSTAESLSIASRLRAAGIPTEVSMEESHDLGRQLRYASRRKVPFAIVIGPDEIGRGVVVVRDMFSGEQAEVADGALEDYLLDRLAGRG
- a CDS encoding YraN family protein, with amino-acid sequence MSSRTESGAAGEEYVAGWLSRQGYRVIGRNVRYRGGELDIVAVDGDELVFVEVRVRTGLRYGSAAESVDARKLATLMRTAEQYRERQPDVAEMIWRVDLVAITLRPNGSVASLDHHQNLTLD
- the rplS gene encoding 50S ribosomal protein L19, which codes for MVDTIRKIEEGFMRADVPDFGPGDTVRAHVKVVEGTRERLQAFEGVVIRRRSGGINENFTIRRIASHGIGVERTFLIHSPRVERVEVLRRGRVRRAKLYYLRDRSGKAARIRERRRPVGSSLRNPVKRDA
- a CDS encoding PIG-L deacetylase family protein; the encoded protein is MSSSVTAASQGDTEPVAEDFQRVMVVVAHPDDAEFSCAGSVAKFTGEGKHVVVVLCTSGDKGTARRDISSPELAALREGEQLEASRRLGVAETVFLRLGDGELTPDISFREKIVRQIRTHRPDVLITHDPFRPYALHPDHRAVGITAVDSVYPTARDPLYFPQHLQDGLEPHKVVELWLYGSEAPDRFIDISQTFDAKIHALRAHVSQVGAGETLAQRMRERAEDVGRQAELPMAEAFKVVKMRR
- a CDS encoding glycosyltransferase family 4 protein, encoding MIAPTSFFADYGCHVRILEEITALQRMGHRVRLCTYHNGRNLPGIDIRRSVDVPWLKRAEVGSSRHKAYLDLALFAETLRQLVAFRPDVIHSHLHEGALIGGVLGRLARRPVVFDYQGSLTEEMLDHGFIRKHGLRERFFRRIERRIDRIADSVVPSGVAARRYLECSGLDPSRIRDIPDAVDLARFDPMAASAGGRAIRERLGIPPGARVVVYLGLLAEYQGTSLLIDAAASYLPRHPDVYFIVAGYPGAEIYAHRAKERGIADRVIFPGKILYEDAPALLAAGDIAIAPKLSTTESNGKIFNYMAMELPTVATDTPTNRAILGGLGHLFQPGDIDGLIAALDAAFADGSEARAELRERIRAEFDWSQRVDDLLAVYQSLISGQRAPEACEAAPSSPSAR
- a CDS encoding MogA/MoaB family molybdenum cofactor biosynthesis protein; this encodes MSESVTEHRRNAPGSVRCVVVTVSDTRTAETDRSGQIMRVHLESGGHRIVGYHIVRDEPAEIEALLDRYSMDPECQAVLFNGGTGIASRDTTFDVISRRLEKTLPGFGEIFRMLSFDEIGAAAMLSRATAGVMHGTLVVSTPGSSNAVALAMDRLIVPELAHIVFEIGK
- a CDS encoding cbb3-type cytochrome c oxidase subunit I, with amino-acid sequence MNARPLESPAYSQTDRAVLRVALIYMLSGFVIFLFMGLLGLLMRLHHAGWYVLSPDWFYRIMTIHGTGMVAGMLQAAMGAMAAALSRSVKLSVRWLWAAYFVYSLSVAFLLYAVLIGRFAGAWTVLDPLPFSGRTWDVWAGAMMYIGALCIGLGFAIYCLHVFLTLRRKYGGIGTALGWRYLFSRGPAAADLRVPQPVELAAMAVSIVGMITGLVGAAVVLPLLADAAGWIAPINKLYSKNFLMFFGHAVANLTIYLAVGVVYALIPIFTGRGGHTSKLIVLAWNLTIVLVMTPISHHLYQDFSQPIGLQILGQVASWSIVPEVLLITIIGSLSHIYRSGMRWSVPSILIVTGFWGWVLGGIAAVIDAAIPANNVMHNTLWVPGHFHTYYLLGVTSFVWAYLYYLIGDLGDVHEWASSKIAAWLYGVGGVGFVLMFFFAGADSVPRRYAVYLSGWKIYAEIAVPFVVLIGISLLWLMADMSRGIGRAWQAISSAETRQAP
- a CDS encoding M24 family metallopeptidase, with translation MTDNSIVREKLAQAVEVLEEEGVDLWMIVARESDVLGDPSMPLVVGTSVTWESAFLISRTGDHRAIVAVGDVENIRQTGAWDNVVGYVEGISGELIRAFDELQPNMIALNYSIDNYMSDGVTHGMYLLLEEMLRDTPHWAKVQSSGEIPTKVRARKSPAELERIRTAVRTTERIWEALEAWLRPGLTERQISEYMHGQLDERRIGSSWDWNYCPGVTAGPDSPRGHVGPTDVETRAGQLLSIDFGVREDEYCSDLQRTFYFLKPGETEAPDDVKRYFAIVDRCIQDAAAFVRPGVMGWEVDDVARRIFAEAGLEEWQYALGHQMGRACHDGGTVLGPRWERYGQRPYGKLEVDEVYTLEIGCLVPGYGVVSQEEDIIVTADGCEFLAAPQRKVILIPS
- a CDS encoding ribonuclease HII, with amino-acid sequence MTMPPSRRPIPALVWERRAWRAGKLVVAGVDEVGRGAWAGPLVAAAVVVPAEPSARAQLTRALNRAGAVVRDSKQLSAAQRSRVVEVVQGLGIPMAISEVSVEIIDQVGVGRANKLALREAASTVRPGVDHVLVDAFEVPGLNCTHDAIVHGDSVSLSIALASIIAKTHRDQIMTEMAEEWPVYQFQRHKGYGTAAHRLALATYGPTPHHRTSFAPVAESLADVVAN
- a CDS encoding cytochrome c oxidase assembly protein; translated protein: MMTRTDPEVQVAARIARRDTRPREWIALIGGIAVVLVMNSPPVDTAVDRSFSSHMLQHMILMNVAAPLIAIAWPLLFRAWSSSRIVSGLNALARPAPALILSSGALWFWHVPAIYNAQLSNGRIHAVEHMLFIGAFVLFWRPLVDDNMSLGYLKANGQRVLYLTISMLASGLLAAVLTFSGHAFYPHYAAASFGGRSPLADQQLGGAIMWLGGTIAGVLAAIITMREEP